A genomic window from Triplophysa dalaica isolate WHDGS20190420 chromosome 24, ASM1584641v1, whole genome shotgun sequence includes:
- the nfatc3b gene encoding nuclear factor of activated T-cells, cytoplasmic 3 isoform X1, which translates to MSSNYSDELDLRLILGETSHNQPSLAHTESKLDDDANCYPLFASGPGYPAGQQDSCSTQPYATPHPAYIQPMESPSRVFDCPSIQITSIPASCHQDLGAHQLDQSAGACGEDAGASLSRDQLFLPLEPSYRDTSSLCPSPCSSLSSRSWLSDASSCESFSHIYDDVEAELNEAAARVRLASPLMSPQASPLPSPLNSPQASPQVSPLVSPYGSPSYLATYGDDVWYRYQHQQQSLQYQYAQSLSPYQSPRTSVTEDTWLSPCPQSSSSRPSSRPNSPCGKRRHSSAEVIPSLPSPHLSPNATPSHSPRGSVTEETWMGGAHQTLLLDEDIPLKTRRTYQTNHNQDQASLLHGQQDSGLQDQGLALSLPPLRKEEIMEHFLSVPRQFSWAKPKQVNTPLYRSSSLPSLDCPLPSQFGQCELKMEIQPKPHHRAHYETEGSRGAIKSECGRHPIVKLIGYNEKAVSLQMFIGTADERYVRPHAFYQVHRITGKAVATPSQETVIACTKVLEIPLLPENNMCASIDCGGILKLRNSDIELRKGETDIGRKNTRVRAVFRVHIPQHNGKVLSLQVASVPIECSQRLAQELPQVDSFSPTCGSVTGGEEMLITGQNINPESTVVFLEKGSEGKIQWEVDVKAIQEKSNNTSIVVKIPPYYKRSTASSNQVQFYVNNGKRKRSASLFFTYLSAGQVKQEFSSELDLVTNNLEDHLTTPAGLITSEDQIPSDQVQPLEQWLLSKGSVCSSAHLGFSSQDPLYLNHSHQANNSFSAGVHSMFHNPTVDFTKTSYHTPQQNLSSKGQPFLPIGDGSSQLYPEQPIPQLGKGHQGMPSEHSHNQIQNLAPPPACSQSLITSSNVHRSSIHTPVQFPEFTSSEMSPQHTLTKVPSHSLSIEEALMDPDPHKLTSLKTATSNFRSSHDEESLSIKPEPEEEEELTFQTIGLQDITLDDVSEIIVRDLFETPDSGNTNSMP; encoded by the exons ATGTCTTCTAACTACAGTGACGAACTGGACTTAAGACTAATTCTTGGGGAGACCAGTCACAATCAACCCTCGCTGGCCCATACAG AATCCAAATTGGATGATGACGCCAACTGCTACCCTCTTTTTGCCAGCGGCCCCGGCTATCCTGCGGGACAGCAGGACAGCTGTTCAACCCAGCCTTATGCCACCCCTCATCCTGCTTATATTCAACCCATGGAGTCTCCCAGCCGGGTCTTCGACTGTCCAAGCATCCAGATCACTTCTATCCCAGCCAGCTGCCACCAGGACCTAGGTGCCCACCAGTTGGACCAGTCAGCAGGTGCTTGTGGTGAGGACGCTGGTGCTTCTCTATCAAGGGACCAGCTCTTCCTCCCCCTAGAACCGTCCTACCGGGACACGTCCTCACTGTGTCCAAGCCCCTGCAGCAGCTTGTCCTCCCGCAGTTGGTTGTCTGATGCGTCGTCTTGTGAATCGTTCTCGCACATCTATGATGATGTAGAGGCAGAGTTGAATGAGGCAGCTGCTAGAGTTCGTCTAGCTTCTCCTCTAATGTCACCTCAGGCGTCTCCGCTGCCGTCCCCCCTCAACTCTCCCCAAGCGTCTCCTCAAGTGTCCCCACTTGTTTCCCCCTATGGCTCACCCAGCTATTTGGCCACATATGGAGATGACGTATGGTACCGTTACCAACACCAGCAACAGTCTTTGCAATATCAATACGCCCAGTCACTGTCGCCTTATCAGTCACCCCGCACCAGCGTCACTGAGGATACATGGCTCAGTCCCTGTCCCCAATCCTCGTCCTCACGCCCTTCCTCTCGTCCAAACTCACCATGTGGAAAAAGGCGTCATTCCAGCGCAGAGGTCATTCCCAGTTTGCCGTCTCCTCACCTTTCGCCCAATGCCACACCCTCTCATTCTCCTCGGGGAAGTGTCACTGAGGAGACGTGGATGGGAGGCGCTCACCAGACACTTCTGTTGGATGAAGACATCCCATTAAAAACTAGGAGAACATATCAGACTAACCACAACCAGGATCAGGCGTCTCTGCTGCATGGACAACAGGACTCTGGTCTTCAAGACCAAGGTCTAGCACTGTCCCTTCCCCCTTTAAGAAAAGAGGAGATAATGGAACATTTCTTATCTGTTCCAAGGCAATTCTCTTGGGCCAAACCTAAGCAAGTTAACACTCCTTTATACAG GTCCTCATCTTTACCTTCATTGGATTGTCCACTGCCCAGTCAGTTTGGTCAGTGTGAGCTAAAGATGGAGATCCAACCTAAACCTCACCATAGAGCCCATTATGAGACGGAAGGCAGTCGAGGGGCCATTAAATCTGAATGTGGAAGACACCCTATTGTAAAG CTCATAGGCTATAATGAGAAAGCAGTCAGCCTACAGATGTTCATTGGGACAGCAGACGAGCGTTATGTTCGGCCACACGCCTTTTATCAGGTGCACAGGATTACAGGAAAAGCCGTTGCCACACCGAGTCAGGAGACAGTGATTGCCTGCACCAAAGTTCTGGAAATACCTCTCCTGCCTGAAAACAACATGTGTGCCAG CATTGACTGTGGTGGAATCCTGAAGCTGCGTAACTCTGACATCGAGTTGCGAAAGGGAGAAACAGACATTGGACGTAAAAACACACGTGTGCGTGCAGTCTTCCGTGTTCACATCCCACAGCACAATGGGAAAGTTCTCTCACTGCAGGTGGCGTCTGTACCCATCGAGTGCT CTCAACGCTTAGCTCAGgaacttccccaggtggacaGCTTTAGTCCCACCTGTGGTTCTGTTACCGGAGGAGAGGAAATGCTCATCACAGGCCAAAACATCAACCCAGAGTCAACAGTCGTCTTTCTAGAGAAGGGATCTG AGGGTAAAATACAATGGGAGGTTGATGTGAAAGCTATACAAGAAAAGAGCAATAAT ACAAGCATAGTGGTGAAAATTCCTCCATATTACAAGAGATCCACAGCTTCTTCCAACCAGGTGCAGTTTTACGTCAACaatggaaagagaaagagaagtgCTTCACTTTTCTTCACTTATCTCTCAG CAGGGCAGGTAAAGCAGGAGTTTAGCTCGGAGCTGGACCTTGTCACAAATAATCTTGAAGACCATCTTACCACCCCAGCTGGACTCATCACAAGTGAAGACCAAATACCATCTGACCAGGTTCAACCACTTGAGCAATGGCTGCTGTCCAAAGGATCTGTCTGTTCTTCAGCTCATCTCGGTTTCTCATCTCAGGATCCATTGTATCTAAACCATTCTCATCAGGCGAACAACAGTTTTAGCGCTGGCGTCCACTCCATGTTTCACAACCCAACAGTGGACTTTACAAAAACTTCATACCACACACCTCAACAGAACCTGTCTTCTAAAGGACAGCCTTTTCTTCCTATTGGTGACGGTTCATCCCAACTGTATCCTGAGCAACCAATTCCTCAACTAGGCAAAGGACACCAAGGCATGCCTTCAGAACACAGTCATAATCAAATCCAAAACCTCGCTCCCCCCCCAGCATGCAGCCAGTCTCTGATAACTAGCTCAAATGTCCATAGGTCTAGTATCCACACTCCAGTCCAATTTCCAGAGTTCACCTCTTCTGAGATGTCTCCTCAGCATACTCTTACTAAAGTGCCTTCACACTCGTTGTCTATTGAGGAAGCCTTGATGGACCCTGATCCCCATAAACTTACATCACTAAAGACAGCCACATCAAATTTCAGATCTTCACACGATGAAGAGAGCCTAAGCATTAAACCAGAAccagaggaagaggaagagctAACCTTTCAGACCATTGGACTACAGGACATCACTCTTGATGATG TAAGTGAGATCATTGTCAGAGATTTGTTCGAGACTCCAGATTCAGGGAACACCAACAGCATGCCGTAG
- the dus2 gene encoding tRNA-dihydrouridine(20) synthase [NAD(P)+]-like has translation MMASSVERLCFVQKCILAPMVRVGTLPMRLLALDYGAHIVYCEELIDIKMAQCKRVVNDVLETVDFIAPDERVMFRTCNKEKDRVVFQMGTADPDRALAVAKLIENDVAAVDVNMGCPKEYSTKGGMGSALLSDPEKIEAILSTLVNGISKPVTCKIRILPTLEDTVNLVKRIERTGVAAIAVHGRMKEERPRHPVHCDYIQAVAESVSIPVIANGGSLDSVKTFDDIEKFRVATGASSVMLARAAMWNPSIFRQQGALSLETVMEEYIKYAVRFDNNPFNTKYCLCQMLRDRVESTFGKQLHAAQTVGEICEVFGMTEYYSKTTAELDARRSSIQVNIDQPLSPKLEDDIITMPIRFERRFYPPQITPKMYLLEWSRREKLDQPVYETKQRTQDRAFQSTLIVADIKYRSTLWEKSKKSAEQAAAIVCLRTLGLPEGREGEENSGLVNKRKRNDKQCAAVENKESTFRKRHITEPPQQEEEEMICRTKVVNGACGQTTH, from the exons ATGATGGCCAGCAGTGTTGAAAGGTTGTGTTTTGTTCAGAAGTGTATTCTGGCTCCCATGGTGCGGGTGGGCACTCTTCCCATGAGACTCCTGGCACTGGACTATGGAGCACATATTGTGTACTGTGAG GAGCTGATTGATATTAAAATGGCCCAATGTAAGCGAGTGGTAAATG ATGTTTTGGAGACGGTTGATTTCATTGCTCCAGATGAGCGTGTGATGTTTCGCACCTGCAATAAAGAGAAGGATCGTGTTGTCTTTCAAATG GGAACAGCTGATCCAGACAGAGCTCTTGCTGTGGCCAAACTTAT AGAAAATGATGTGGCAGCGGTTGATGTGAATATGGGCTGTCCAAAGGAATACTCTACTAAG GGAGGAATGGGTTCTGCACTTCTTTCTGATCCAGAGAAAATAGAAGCT ATCCTGAGCACTCTTGTGAATGGAATTTCAAAACCAGTAACGTGCAAAATCAGGATTCTCCCAACA CTTGAGGACACAGTGAATTTAGTGAAAAGAATTGAAAGAACAGGAGTGGCGGCAATAGCAGTGCATGGCAG GATGAAAGAGGAGAGACCGCGGCATCCAGTTCACTGCGATTATATCCAGGCCGTAGCTGAAAGTGTGTCCATTCCAGTCATTGCCAA TGGTGGCTCTTTGGATTCAGTGAAGACATTTGATGACATTGAAAAGTTTCGGGTTGCTACAGGGGCATCATCTGTAATGCTTGCCCGGGCGGCCATGTGGAATCCATCAATCTTCCGGCAGCAGGGAGCGCTGTCTTTAGAAACTGTAATGGAGGAATATATCAAATAT gCCGTTCGCTTTGACAATAACCCATTTAACACCAAATACTGCTTATGCCAGATGCTCCGAGACAGAGTTGAGTCTACGTTTGGAAAACAGTTACATGCAGCTCAGACAGTTGGCGAAATCTG TGAGGTGTTTGGCATGACCGAATACTACAGTAAGACCACAGCTGAACTGGACGCTAGAAGATCTTCCATACAGGTCAACATTGATCAACCATTAAGCCCTAAACTAGAGGACGACATCATCACAATGCCAATCCGCTTTGAGAG GCGATTTTACCCACCTCAGATCACTCCAAAGATGTACCTGTTGGAATGGAGTCGAAGGGAAAAGCTTGATCAACCTGTGTATGAGACG AAACAGCGAACTCAAGATAGAGCGTTTCAATCCACGCTTATTGTGGCTGATATCAAGTACCGGTCTACACTGTG GGAAAAGTCAAAGAAGTCTGCAGAGCAAGCAGCGGCTATTGTCTGCTTGCGCACACTTGGGCTTCCAGAGGGTCGAGAAGGAGAGGAGAACAGCGGGCTGGTGAACAAACGCAAGAGGAACGATAAACAGTGTGCAGCAGTGGAGAACAAAGAGTCAACCTTCCGAAAGAGACACATTACTGAACCGCCGCAACAAGAGGAAGAGGAAATGATATGCAGGACCAAAGTTGTGAATGGTGCTTGTGGTCAGACCACACATTAA
- the nfatc3b gene encoding nuclear factor of activated T-cells, cytoplasmic 3 isoform X2, giving the protein MSSNYSDELDLRLILGETSHNQPSLAHTESKLDDDANCYPLFASGPGYPAGQQDSCSTQPYATPHPAYIQPMESPSRVFDCPSIQITSIPASCHQDLGAHQLDQSAGACGEDAGASLSRDQLFLPLEPSYRDTSSLCPSPCSSLSSRSWLSDASSCESFSHIYDDVEAELNEAAARVRLASPLMSPQASPLPSPLNSPQASPQVSPLVSPYGSPSYLATYGDDVWYRYQHQQQSLQYQYAQSLSPYQSPRTSVTEDTWLSPCPQSSSSRPSSRPNSPCGKRRHSSAEVIPSLPSPHLSPNATPSHSPRGSVTEETWMGGAHQTLLLDEDIPLKTRRTYQTNHNQDQASLLHGQQDSGLQDQGLALSLPPLRKEEIMEHFLSVPRQFSWAKPKQVNTPLYRSSSLPSLDCPLPSQFGQCELKMEIQPKPHHRAHYETEGSRGAIKSECGRHPIVKLIGYNEKAVSLQMFIGTADERYVRPHAFYQVHRITGKAVATPSQETVIACTKVLEIPLLPENNMCASIDCGGILKLRNSDIELRKGETDIGRKNTRVRAVFRVHIPQHNGKVLSLQVASVPIECSQRLAQELPQVDSFSPTCGSVTGGEEMLITGQNINPESTVVFLEKGSEGKIQWEVDVKAIQEKSNNTSIVVKIPPYYKRSTASSNQVQFYVNNGKRKRSASLFFTYLSGQVKQEFSSELDLVTNNLEDHLTTPAGLITSEDQIPSDQVQPLEQWLLSKGSVCSSAHLGFSSQDPLYLNHSHQANNSFSAGVHSMFHNPTVDFTKTSYHTPQQNLSSKGQPFLPIGDGSSQLYPEQPIPQLGKGHQGMPSEHSHNQIQNLAPPPACSQSLITSSNVHRSSIHTPVQFPEFTSSEMSPQHTLTKVPSHSLSIEEALMDPDPHKLTSLKTATSNFRSSHDEESLSIKPEPEEEEELTFQTIGLQDITLDDVSEIIVRDLFETPDSGNTNSMP; this is encoded by the exons ATGTCTTCTAACTACAGTGACGAACTGGACTTAAGACTAATTCTTGGGGAGACCAGTCACAATCAACCCTCGCTGGCCCATACAG AATCCAAATTGGATGATGACGCCAACTGCTACCCTCTTTTTGCCAGCGGCCCCGGCTATCCTGCGGGACAGCAGGACAGCTGTTCAACCCAGCCTTATGCCACCCCTCATCCTGCTTATATTCAACCCATGGAGTCTCCCAGCCGGGTCTTCGACTGTCCAAGCATCCAGATCACTTCTATCCCAGCCAGCTGCCACCAGGACCTAGGTGCCCACCAGTTGGACCAGTCAGCAGGTGCTTGTGGTGAGGACGCTGGTGCTTCTCTATCAAGGGACCAGCTCTTCCTCCCCCTAGAACCGTCCTACCGGGACACGTCCTCACTGTGTCCAAGCCCCTGCAGCAGCTTGTCCTCCCGCAGTTGGTTGTCTGATGCGTCGTCTTGTGAATCGTTCTCGCACATCTATGATGATGTAGAGGCAGAGTTGAATGAGGCAGCTGCTAGAGTTCGTCTAGCTTCTCCTCTAATGTCACCTCAGGCGTCTCCGCTGCCGTCCCCCCTCAACTCTCCCCAAGCGTCTCCTCAAGTGTCCCCACTTGTTTCCCCCTATGGCTCACCCAGCTATTTGGCCACATATGGAGATGACGTATGGTACCGTTACCAACACCAGCAACAGTCTTTGCAATATCAATACGCCCAGTCACTGTCGCCTTATCAGTCACCCCGCACCAGCGTCACTGAGGATACATGGCTCAGTCCCTGTCCCCAATCCTCGTCCTCACGCCCTTCCTCTCGTCCAAACTCACCATGTGGAAAAAGGCGTCATTCCAGCGCAGAGGTCATTCCCAGTTTGCCGTCTCCTCACCTTTCGCCCAATGCCACACCCTCTCATTCTCCTCGGGGAAGTGTCACTGAGGAGACGTGGATGGGAGGCGCTCACCAGACACTTCTGTTGGATGAAGACATCCCATTAAAAACTAGGAGAACATATCAGACTAACCACAACCAGGATCAGGCGTCTCTGCTGCATGGACAACAGGACTCTGGTCTTCAAGACCAAGGTCTAGCACTGTCCCTTCCCCCTTTAAGAAAAGAGGAGATAATGGAACATTTCTTATCTGTTCCAAGGCAATTCTCTTGGGCCAAACCTAAGCAAGTTAACACTCCTTTATACAG GTCCTCATCTTTACCTTCATTGGATTGTCCACTGCCCAGTCAGTTTGGTCAGTGTGAGCTAAAGATGGAGATCCAACCTAAACCTCACCATAGAGCCCATTATGAGACGGAAGGCAGTCGAGGGGCCATTAAATCTGAATGTGGAAGACACCCTATTGTAAAG CTCATAGGCTATAATGAGAAAGCAGTCAGCCTACAGATGTTCATTGGGACAGCAGACGAGCGTTATGTTCGGCCACACGCCTTTTATCAGGTGCACAGGATTACAGGAAAAGCCGTTGCCACACCGAGTCAGGAGACAGTGATTGCCTGCACCAAAGTTCTGGAAATACCTCTCCTGCCTGAAAACAACATGTGTGCCAG CATTGACTGTGGTGGAATCCTGAAGCTGCGTAACTCTGACATCGAGTTGCGAAAGGGAGAAACAGACATTGGACGTAAAAACACACGTGTGCGTGCAGTCTTCCGTGTTCACATCCCACAGCACAATGGGAAAGTTCTCTCACTGCAGGTGGCGTCTGTACCCATCGAGTGCT CTCAACGCTTAGCTCAGgaacttccccaggtggacaGCTTTAGTCCCACCTGTGGTTCTGTTACCGGAGGAGAGGAAATGCTCATCACAGGCCAAAACATCAACCCAGAGTCAACAGTCGTCTTTCTAGAGAAGGGATCTG AGGGTAAAATACAATGGGAGGTTGATGTGAAAGCTATACAAGAAAAGAGCAATAAT ACAAGCATAGTGGTGAAAATTCCTCCATATTACAAGAGATCCACAGCTTCTTCCAACCAGGTGCAGTTTTACGTCAACaatggaaagagaaagagaagtgCTTCACTTTTCTTCACTTATCTCTCAG GGCAGGTAAAGCAGGAGTTTAGCTCGGAGCTGGACCTTGTCACAAATAATCTTGAAGACCATCTTACCACCCCAGCTGGACTCATCACAAGTGAAGACCAAATACCATCTGACCAGGTTCAACCACTTGAGCAATGGCTGCTGTCCAAAGGATCTGTCTGTTCTTCAGCTCATCTCGGTTTCTCATCTCAGGATCCATTGTATCTAAACCATTCTCATCAGGCGAACAACAGTTTTAGCGCTGGCGTCCACTCCATGTTTCACAACCCAACAGTGGACTTTACAAAAACTTCATACCACACACCTCAACAGAACCTGTCTTCTAAAGGACAGCCTTTTCTTCCTATTGGTGACGGTTCATCCCAACTGTATCCTGAGCAACCAATTCCTCAACTAGGCAAAGGACACCAAGGCATGCCTTCAGAACACAGTCATAATCAAATCCAAAACCTCGCTCCCCCCCCAGCATGCAGCCAGTCTCTGATAACTAGCTCAAATGTCCATAGGTCTAGTATCCACACTCCAGTCCAATTTCCAGAGTTCACCTCTTCTGAGATGTCTCCTCAGCATACTCTTACTAAAGTGCCTTCACACTCGTTGTCTATTGAGGAAGCCTTGATGGACCCTGATCCCCATAAACTTACATCACTAAAGACAGCCACATCAAATTTCAGATCTTCACACGATGAAGAGAGCCTAAGCATTAAACCAGAAccagaggaagaggaagagctAACCTTTCAGACCATTGGACTACAGGACATCACTCTTGATGATG TAAGTGAGATCATTGTCAGAGATTTGTTCGAGACTCCAGATTCAGGGAACACCAACAGCATGCCGTAG